The Puntigrus tetrazona isolate hp1 chromosome 3, ASM1883169v1, whole genome shotgun sequence genome contains a region encoding:
- the mybpc2a gene encoding myosin binding protein Ca isoform X2, translated as MPEPKKPGAKGEKVEAPPADKPAEELPEDEHVPGEEPQLSQISGLFVEKPQTVTAVKGKNITFVAKVDSSQMLRKPTMKWLKGKWMDLGSKAGKHLQFKETYDRNTKIYTYEMTIVKVVDGDAGGYRCEVTSKDKCDSCTFDISVEAAEETQQTNILEAFKRSGDAGEDAGDLDFSGLLKKRERKQKEEPEIDVDVWEILKNAKPCDYEKIAFEYGITDLRGMLKRLKKMKKVEPKKSDAFLKKLDPAYSVEKGKKIQLTVELADPNAQVKWLKNGQEIKPSAKYIFESVGGIRKLTINKCTLADDAAYECVVGEEKSFTEVFVQEPPVTITKMLDDVHVVVGEKVEFEVEVSEEGANVKWMKDGVELSRDGKYRFKKDGTKHWLIINEATTEDIGTYYVYTSGGESKGELEVEEKELEVLQSIADLTLKAAEQAVFKCEVSDEKVTGKWFKDGVEVIASDRIKMTHIGRTHKLVIDDVKPEDAGDYTFVPDGYALSLSAKLNFLEIKIDYVPRQEPPKIHLDTTGSFVNKNTIIVVAGNKLRFDVDITGDPPPTVCWKKGDTEISEAEGRVRVETRKNLSCFVIEGAERSDEGLYHITVTNPAGEDKADVMVKIVDVPDPPENVKCTGVGEDTASIQWEPPKFDGGVPVKGYLMERKKKGSSRWTKLNFDIYESTTYEAKKMIEGVLYEMRVFAVNGIGMSQPSANSKPFMPIAPTSEPTRLTVDDITDGTCALKWLPPERIGAGGIDGYIIEYCIEGATEWVQANETPVEKNSYRVRGLPVGEKMLFRVTAVNIAGRSPPAVLAQAVTIREIVERPKIRLPRQLRTKYIERVGEKVNLVIPFQGKPRPMVTWLKDGAPLDTGLVNIRTSEVDTILFIRQAAREHSGLYTLSVQIENMEDKVNLEIQIVDKPGPPIAVTVTDVWGFNAALEWKPPKDNGNCEINGYTIQKADLKTKDWFTVLEHNRRPSCTVSDLVMGNEYTFRVFSENICGMSEDAGISKNTAVIAKTGLQQKLQPYKEKDMCASPKFITPLVDRSVIAGYSAAISCAVRGHPKPKIIWMKNKMIIGEDPKYLMQNNQGVLTLNIRKPSLFDGGKYTCKAINDLGEDEVECKLEVRVITEKEEAKK; from the exons ATGCCTGAACCGAAGAAGCCAG GTGCCAAGGGAGAGAAGGTGGAAGCTCCACCTGCTG ataAGCCTGCCGAAG AATTGCCTGAGGATG AACATGTCCCAGGAGAAGAGCCTCAGCTGTCTCAGATAAGTGGGCTGTTTGTGGAGAAGCCTCAGACTGTCACTGCTGTTAAAG ggaaaaatatcacatttgtgGCTAAGGTGGACTCCTCTCAGATGCTGAGGAAGCCAACTATGAAGTGGCTGAAGGGGAAATGGATGGATCTGGGCAGCAAGGCTGGAAAACACCTGCAGTTCAAGGAAACCTACGACAGGAACACCAAG ATATACACCTATGAGATGACCATTGTTAAGGTTGTGGATGGAGATGCAGGAGGTTATCGTTGTGAGGTCACTTCCAAAGACAAGTGTGACAGCTGCACGTTTGACATCTCTGTCGAAG CTGCTGAAGAGACacagcaaacaaacattttggagGCGTTCAAACGATC GGGAGATGCAGGAGAGGATGCAGGTGATCTGGACTTCAGTGGTTTACTCAAGAAAAG AGAGAGGAAgcagaaggaggagcctgagaTCGATGTGGATGTGTGGGAGATCCTGAAAAATGCCAAGCCATGTGACTATGAGAAGATTGCCTTTGAGTACGGCATCACTGATCTCAGGGGCATGCTCAAAAGACTCAAGAAGATGAAAAAGGTGGAGCCTAAAAAGAGCGATG CCTTCTTAAAGAAGTTGGATCCTGCTTACTCTGtggagaaaggaaagaaaatacaGCTTACTGTGGAGCTGGCTGACCCCAATGCTCAAGTCAAATGGCTGAAAAATGGACAGGAGATCAAACCTTCAGCTAA ATATATCTTTGAGAGTGTGGGTGGTATCCGCAAGCTCACTATTAACAAGTGCACCCTCGCTGATGATGCCGCGTATGAGTGTGTGGTTGGAGAGGAGAAGAGTTTCACTGAGGTCTTTGTCCAAG AACCACCTGTCACTATCACTAAGATGTTGGATGATGTCCATGTGGTGGTTGGGGAGAAGGTGGAGTTTGAGGTTGAAGTGTCTGAGGAAGGAGCCAATGTGAAATG GATGAAGGATGGAGTGGAACTGAGCCGAGATGGAAAGTATCGCTTTAAGAAAGATGGGACAAAGCACTGGCTCATCATCAATGAGGCAACCACAGAGGACATTGGAACATACTATGTGTACACCAGTGGGGGGGAGTCCAAGGGAGAGCTGGAAGTGGAAG AGAAGGAACTGGAGGTTTTGCAGAGTATAGCTGATCTGACACTGAAGGCAGCAGAACAGGCTGTTTTTAAGTGTGAAGTGTCAGATGAGAAAGTGACTGGCAAGTGGTTTAAAGATGGGGTGGAGGTCATTGCCAGCGACCGCATCAAAATGACACACATCGGCAG GACTCACAAACTGGTGATAGATGATGTGAAACCTGAAGATGCAGGAGATTACACCTTTGTACCAGATGGTTatgctctttctctttctgccaaACTCAACTTCTTGG AGATCAAGATTGATTATGTTCCTCGTCAAG AACCACCCAAAATTCACCTGGACACCACTGGCAGctttgtcaacaaaaacaccattatCGTTGTTGCAGGAAACAAGCTCCGGTTTGATGTTGACATTACAGGGGATCCCCCTCCCACTGTGTGCTGGAAAAAAGGAGATACA GAGATCTCTGAAGCTGAAGGGCGTGTGAGAGTGGAGACCAGGAAGAACCTGAGCTGCTTTGTTATTGAAGGGGCAGAGAGATCTGATGAGGGTCTCTATCATATCACTGTAACCAACCCGGCAGGAGAGGACAAGGCTGATGTCATGGTGAAAATTGTTG ATGTACCCGATCCACCTGAGAATGTGAAATGCACTGGAGTGGGTGAGGACACTGCTTCTATCCAATGGGAACCACCCAAATTTGATGGTGGAGTTCCAGTAAAAG GTTACCTaatggagagaaagaagaaggGCTCTTCCAGATGGACAAAGCTGAACTTTGACATTTATGAGTCCACAACATATGAGGCTAAGAAGATGATTGAGGGGGTGTTATATGAGATGAGGGTGTTTGCTGTTAATGGTATTGGCATGTCCCAGCCCAGTGCCAACTCCAAACCCTTCATGCCCATTG cACCAACAAGTGAACCAACACGGCTGACAGTGGATGATATTACAGATGGTACCTGTGCTCTAAAATGGCTTCCCCCAGAGAGAATTGGAGCCGGTGGCATTGACGGGTATATCATTGAATATTGCATTGAGGGAG CCACTGAGTGGGTGCAGGCCAACGAGACCCCTGTTGAGAAGAATAGTTACAGGGTCAGAGGTCTGCCCGTTGGAGAGAAGATGCTGTTCAGGGTGACAGCTGTGAACATCGCTGGTCGTAGCCCTCCAGCTGTGTTGGCGCAAGCTGTCACGATTCGGGAGATTGTCG AGCGTCCTAAAATCCGCCTCCCTCGGCAGCTTAGGACTAAGTACATCGAACGAGTGGGTGAGAAGGTCAACCTTGTCATTCCCTTCCAG GGCAAACCGCGTCCGATGGTGACCTGGCTCAAGGATGGAGCACCTCTAGACACCGGGCTGGTGAATATCCGCACAAGTGAAGTGGACACTATCCTGTTCATTAGGCAGGCAGCCAGAGAGCACTCCGGCCTTTACACCCTTTCAGTGCAGATTGAGAACATGGAGGACAAAGTCAATCTTGAGATCCAGATTGTAG ACAAGCCTGGGCCTCCAATAGCTGTCACTGTAACTGATGTTTGGGGCTTCAATGCTGCTTTGGAGTGGAAGCCTCCAAAAGATAATGGCAACTGTGAGATCAATGGCTACACCATCCAAAAGGCTGACTTGAAAACTAAG GACTGGTTCACGGTTCTTGAACACAATCGCAGACCTAGTTGTACCGTGTCTGATCTGGTAATGGGGAACGAGTACACCTTTCGTGTGTTCAGCGAGAACATCTGTGGCATGAGTGAGGATGCTGGCATCAGCAAAAACACAGCTGTCATCGCCAAAACAG gtcTTCAACAAAAACTGCAACCCTACAAGGAAAAAGATATGTGCGCCTCTCCCAAGTTCATAACGCCTCTCGTGGACAGGTCTGTAATCGCAGGTTACAGCGCTGCTATCAGCTGTGCTGTCCGTGGACACCCGAAA CCAAAGATTATATGGATGAAAAATAAGATGATTATTGGCGAGGATCCAAAGTATCTCATGCAGAATAACCAGGGTGTGCTGACTTTAAACATCCGAAAGCCAAGCTTGTTTGATGGAGGGAAGTATACATGCAAAGCCATCAATGACCTGGGAGAAGATGAAGTGGAGTGCAAGCTGGAGGTTCGAG TTATAACAGAAAAGGAGGAAGCGAAGAAGTAA
- the mybpc2a gene encoding myosin binding protein Ca isoform X1: MPEPKKPGAKGEKVEAPPADKPAEDDEGRDELPEDEHVPGEEPQLSQISGLFVEKPQTVTAVKGKNITFVAKVDSSQMLRKPTMKWLKGKWMDLGSKAGKHLQFKETYDRNTKIYTYEMTIVKVVDGDAGGYRCEVTSKDKCDSCTFDISVEAAEETQQTNILEAFKRSGDAGEDAGDLDFSGLLKKRERKQKEEPEIDVDVWEILKNAKPCDYEKIAFEYGITDLRGMLKRLKKMKKVEPKKSDAFLKKLDPAYSVEKGKKIQLTVELADPNAQVKWLKNGQEIKPSAKYIFESVGGIRKLTINKCTLADDAAYECVVGEEKSFTEVFVQEPPVTITKMLDDVHVVVGEKVEFEVEVSEEGANVKWMKDGVELSRDGKYRFKKDGTKHWLIINEATTEDIGTYYVYTSGGESKGELEVEEKELEVLQSIADLTLKAAEQAVFKCEVSDEKVTGKWFKDGVEVIASDRIKMTHIGRTHKLVIDDVKPEDAGDYTFVPDGYALSLSAKLNFLEIKIDYVPRQEPPKIHLDTTGSFVNKNTIIVVAGNKLRFDVDITGDPPPTVCWKKGDTEISEAEGRVRVETRKNLSCFVIEGAERSDEGLYHITVTNPAGEDKADVMVKIVDVPDPPENVKCTGVGEDTASIQWEPPKFDGGVPVKGYLMERKKKGSSRWTKLNFDIYESTTYEAKKMIEGVLYEMRVFAVNGIGMSQPSANSKPFMPIAPTSEPTRLTVDDITDGTCALKWLPPERIGAGGIDGYIIEYCIEGATEWVQANETPVEKNSYRVRGLPVGEKMLFRVTAVNIAGRSPPAVLAQAVTIREIVERPKIRLPRQLRTKYIERVGEKVNLVIPFQGKPRPMVTWLKDGAPLDTGLVNIRTSEVDTILFIRQAAREHSGLYTLSVQIENMEDKVNLEIQIVDKPGPPIAVTVTDVWGFNAALEWKPPKDNGNCEINGYTIQKADLKTKDWFTVLEHNRRPSCTVSDLVMGNEYTFRVFSENICGMSEDAGISKNTAVIAKTGLQQKLQPYKEKDMCASPKFITPLVDRSVIAGYSAAISCAVRGHPKPKIIWMKNKMIIGEDPKYLMQNNQGVLTLNIRKPSLFDGGKYTCKAINDLGEDEVECKLEVRVITEKEEAKK, from the exons ATGCCTGAACCGAAGAAGCCAG GTGCCAAGGGAGAGAAGGTGGAAGCTCCACCTGCTG ataAGCCTGCCGAAG atgaTGAGGGCCGCGACG AATTGCCTGAGGATG AACATGTCCCAGGAGAAGAGCCTCAGCTGTCTCAGATAAGTGGGCTGTTTGTGGAGAAGCCTCAGACTGTCACTGCTGTTAAAG ggaaaaatatcacatttgtgGCTAAGGTGGACTCCTCTCAGATGCTGAGGAAGCCAACTATGAAGTGGCTGAAGGGGAAATGGATGGATCTGGGCAGCAAGGCTGGAAAACACCTGCAGTTCAAGGAAACCTACGACAGGAACACCAAG ATATACACCTATGAGATGACCATTGTTAAGGTTGTGGATGGAGATGCAGGAGGTTATCGTTGTGAGGTCACTTCCAAAGACAAGTGTGACAGCTGCACGTTTGACATCTCTGTCGAAG CTGCTGAAGAGACacagcaaacaaacattttggagGCGTTCAAACGATC GGGAGATGCAGGAGAGGATGCAGGTGATCTGGACTTCAGTGGTTTACTCAAGAAAAG AGAGAGGAAgcagaaggaggagcctgagaTCGATGTGGATGTGTGGGAGATCCTGAAAAATGCCAAGCCATGTGACTATGAGAAGATTGCCTTTGAGTACGGCATCACTGATCTCAGGGGCATGCTCAAAAGACTCAAGAAGATGAAAAAGGTGGAGCCTAAAAAGAGCGATG CCTTCTTAAAGAAGTTGGATCCTGCTTACTCTGtggagaaaggaaagaaaatacaGCTTACTGTGGAGCTGGCTGACCCCAATGCTCAAGTCAAATGGCTGAAAAATGGACAGGAGATCAAACCTTCAGCTAA ATATATCTTTGAGAGTGTGGGTGGTATCCGCAAGCTCACTATTAACAAGTGCACCCTCGCTGATGATGCCGCGTATGAGTGTGTGGTTGGAGAGGAGAAGAGTTTCACTGAGGTCTTTGTCCAAG AACCACCTGTCACTATCACTAAGATGTTGGATGATGTCCATGTGGTGGTTGGGGAGAAGGTGGAGTTTGAGGTTGAAGTGTCTGAGGAAGGAGCCAATGTGAAATG GATGAAGGATGGAGTGGAACTGAGCCGAGATGGAAAGTATCGCTTTAAGAAAGATGGGACAAAGCACTGGCTCATCATCAATGAGGCAACCACAGAGGACATTGGAACATACTATGTGTACACCAGTGGGGGGGAGTCCAAGGGAGAGCTGGAAGTGGAAG AGAAGGAACTGGAGGTTTTGCAGAGTATAGCTGATCTGACACTGAAGGCAGCAGAACAGGCTGTTTTTAAGTGTGAAGTGTCAGATGAGAAAGTGACTGGCAAGTGGTTTAAAGATGGGGTGGAGGTCATTGCCAGCGACCGCATCAAAATGACACACATCGGCAG GACTCACAAACTGGTGATAGATGATGTGAAACCTGAAGATGCAGGAGATTACACCTTTGTACCAGATGGTTatgctctttctctttctgccaaACTCAACTTCTTGG AGATCAAGATTGATTATGTTCCTCGTCAAG AACCACCCAAAATTCACCTGGACACCACTGGCAGctttgtcaacaaaaacaccattatCGTTGTTGCAGGAAACAAGCTCCGGTTTGATGTTGACATTACAGGGGATCCCCCTCCCACTGTGTGCTGGAAAAAAGGAGATACA GAGATCTCTGAAGCTGAAGGGCGTGTGAGAGTGGAGACCAGGAAGAACCTGAGCTGCTTTGTTATTGAAGGGGCAGAGAGATCTGATGAGGGTCTCTATCATATCACTGTAACCAACCCGGCAGGAGAGGACAAGGCTGATGTCATGGTGAAAATTGTTG ATGTACCCGATCCACCTGAGAATGTGAAATGCACTGGAGTGGGTGAGGACACTGCTTCTATCCAATGGGAACCACCCAAATTTGATGGTGGAGTTCCAGTAAAAG GTTACCTaatggagagaaagaagaaggGCTCTTCCAGATGGACAAAGCTGAACTTTGACATTTATGAGTCCACAACATATGAGGCTAAGAAGATGATTGAGGGGGTGTTATATGAGATGAGGGTGTTTGCTGTTAATGGTATTGGCATGTCCCAGCCCAGTGCCAACTCCAAACCCTTCATGCCCATTG cACCAACAAGTGAACCAACACGGCTGACAGTGGATGATATTACAGATGGTACCTGTGCTCTAAAATGGCTTCCCCCAGAGAGAATTGGAGCCGGTGGCATTGACGGGTATATCATTGAATATTGCATTGAGGGAG CCACTGAGTGGGTGCAGGCCAACGAGACCCCTGTTGAGAAGAATAGTTACAGGGTCAGAGGTCTGCCCGTTGGAGAGAAGATGCTGTTCAGGGTGACAGCTGTGAACATCGCTGGTCGTAGCCCTCCAGCTGTGTTGGCGCAAGCTGTCACGATTCGGGAGATTGTCG AGCGTCCTAAAATCCGCCTCCCTCGGCAGCTTAGGACTAAGTACATCGAACGAGTGGGTGAGAAGGTCAACCTTGTCATTCCCTTCCAG GGCAAACCGCGTCCGATGGTGACCTGGCTCAAGGATGGAGCACCTCTAGACACCGGGCTGGTGAATATCCGCACAAGTGAAGTGGACACTATCCTGTTCATTAGGCAGGCAGCCAGAGAGCACTCCGGCCTTTACACCCTTTCAGTGCAGATTGAGAACATGGAGGACAAAGTCAATCTTGAGATCCAGATTGTAG ACAAGCCTGGGCCTCCAATAGCTGTCACTGTAACTGATGTTTGGGGCTTCAATGCTGCTTTGGAGTGGAAGCCTCCAAAAGATAATGGCAACTGTGAGATCAATGGCTACACCATCCAAAAGGCTGACTTGAAAACTAAG GACTGGTTCACGGTTCTTGAACACAATCGCAGACCTAGTTGTACCGTGTCTGATCTGGTAATGGGGAACGAGTACACCTTTCGTGTGTTCAGCGAGAACATCTGTGGCATGAGTGAGGATGCTGGCATCAGCAAAAACACAGCTGTCATCGCCAAAACAG gtcTTCAACAAAAACTGCAACCCTACAAGGAAAAAGATATGTGCGCCTCTCCCAAGTTCATAACGCCTCTCGTGGACAGGTCTGTAATCGCAGGTTACAGCGCTGCTATCAGCTGTGCTGTCCGTGGACACCCGAAA CCAAAGATTATATGGATGAAAAATAAGATGATTATTGGCGAGGATCCAAAGTATCTCATGCAGAATAACCAGGGTGTGCTGACTTTAAACATCCGAAAGCCAAGCTTGTTTGATGGAGGGAAGTATACATGCAAAGCCATCAATGACCTGGGAGAAGATGAAGTGGAGTGCAAGCTGGAGGTTCGAG TTATAACAGAAAAGGAGGAAGCGAAGAAGTAA
- the mybpc2a gene encoding myosin binding protein Ca isoform X3: protein MPEPKKPGAKGEKVEAPPADKPAEEHVPGEEPQLSQISGLFVEKPQTVTAVKGKNITFVAKVDSSQMLRKPTMKWLKGKWMDLGSKAGKHLQFKETYDRNTKIYTYEMTIVKVVDGDAGGYRCEVTSKDKCDSCTFDISVEAAEETQQTNILEAFKRSGDAGEDAGDLDFSGLLKKRERKQKEEPEIDVDVWEILKNAKPCDYEKIAFEYGITDLRGMLKRLKKMKKVEPKKSDAFLKKLDPAYSVEKGKKIQLTVELADPNAQVKWLKNGQEIKPSAKYIFESVGGIRKLTINKCTLADDAAYECVVGEEKSFTEVFVQEPPVTITKMLDDVHVVVGEKVEFEVEVSEEGANVKWMKDGVELSRDGKYRFKKDGTKHWLIINEATTEDIGTYYVYTSGGESKGELEVEEKELEVLQSIADLTLKAAEQAVFKCEVSDEKVTGKWFKDGVEVIASDRIKMTHIGRTHKLVIDDVKPEDAGDYTFVPDGYALSLSAKLNFLEIKIDYVPRQEPPKIHLDTTGSFVNKNTIIVVAGNKLRFDVDITGDPPPTVCWKKGDTEISEAEGRVRVETRKNLSCFVIEGAERSDEGLYHITVTNPAGEDKADVMVKIVDVPDPPENVKCTGVGEDTASIQWEPPKFDGGVPVKGYLMERKKKGSSRWTKLNFDIYESTTYEAKKMIEGVLYEMRVFAVNGIGMSQPSANSKPFMPIAPTSEPTRLTVDDITDGTCALKWLPPERIGAGGIDGYIIEYCIEGATEWVQANETPVEKNSYRVRGLPVGEKMLFRVTAVNIAGRSPPAVLAQAVTIREIVERPKIRLPRQLRTKYIERVGEKVNLVIPFQGKPRPMVTWLKDGAPLDTGLVNIRTSEVDTILFIRQAAREHSGLYTLSVQIENMEDKVNLEIQIVDKPGPPIAVTVTDVWGFNAALEWKPPKDNGNCEINGYTIQKADLKTKDWFTVLEHNRRPSCTVSDLVMGNEYTFRVFSENICGMSEDAGISKNTAVIAKTGLQQKLQPYKEKDMCASPKFITPLVDRSVIAGYSAAISCAVRGHPKPKIIWMKNKMIIGEDPKYLMQNNQGVLTLNIRKPSLFDGGKYTCKAINDLGEDEVECKLEVRVITEKEEAKK, encoded by the exons ATGCCTGAACCGAAGAAGCCAG GTGCCAAGGGAGAGAAGGTGGAAGCTCCACCTGCTG ataAGCCTGCCGAAG AACATGTCCCAGGAGAAGAGCCTCAGCTGTCTCAGATAAGTGGGCTGTTTGTGGAGAAGCCTCAGACTGTCACTGCTGTTAAAG ggaaaaatatcacatttgtgGCTAAGGTGGACTCCTCTCAGATGCTGAGGAAGCCAACTATGAAGTGGCTGAAGGGGAAATGGATGGATCTGGGCAGCAAGGCTGGAAAACACCTGCAGTTCAAGGAAACCTACGACAGGAACACCAAG ATATACACCTATGAGATGACCATTGTTAAGGTTGTGGATGGAGATGCAGGAGGTTATCGTTGTGAGGTCACTTCCAAAGACAAGTGTGACAGCTGCACGTTTGACATCTCTGTCGAAG CTGCTGAAGAGACacagcaaacaaacattttggagGCGTTCAAACGATC GGGAGATGCAGGAGAGGATGCAGGTGATCTGGACTTCAGTGGTTTACTCAAGAAAAG AGAGAGGAAgcagaaggaggagcctgagaTCGATGTGGATGTGTGGGAGATCCTGAAAAATGCCAAGCCATGTGACTATGAGAAGATTGCCTTTGAGTACGGCATCACTGATCTCAGGGGCATGCTCAAAAGACTCAAGAAGATGAAAAAGGTGGAGCCTAAAAAGAGCGATG CCTTCTTAAAGAAGTTGGATCCTGCTTACTCTGtggagaaaggaaagaaaatacaGCTTACTGTGGAGCTGGCTGACCCCAATGCTCAAGTCAAATGGCTGAAAAATGGACAGGAGATCAAACCTTCAGCTAA ATATATCTTTGAGAGTGTGGGTGGTATCCGCAAGCTCACTATTAACAAGTGCACCCTCGCTGATGATGCCGCGTATGAGTGTGTGGTTGGAGAGGAGAAGAGTTTCACTGAGGTCTTTGTCCAAG AACCACCTGTCACTATCACTAAGATGTTGGATGATGTCCATGTGGTGGTTGGGGAGAAGGTGGAGTTTGAGGTTGAAGTGTCTGAGGAAGGAGCCAATGTGAAATG GATGAAGGATGGAGTGGAACTGAGCCGAGATGGAAAGTATCGCTTTAAGAAAGATGGGACAAAGCACTGGCTCATCATCAATGAGGCAACCACAGAGGACATTGGAACATACTATGTGTACACCAGTGGGGGGGAGTCCAAGGGAGAGCTGGAAGTGGAAG AGAAGGAACTGGAGGTTTTGCAGAGTATAGCTGATCTGACACTGAAGGCAGCAGAACAGGCTGTTTTTAAGTGTGAAGTGTCAGATGAGAAAGTGACTGGCAAGTGGTTTAAAGATGGGGTGGAGGTCATTGCCAGCGACCGCATCAAAATGACACACATCGGCAG GACTCACAAACTGGTGATAGATGATGTGAAACCTGAAGATGCAGGAGATTACACCTTTGTACCAGATGGTTatgctctttctctttctgccaaACTCAACTTCTTGG AGATCAAGATTGATTATGTTCCTCGTCAAG AACCACCCAAAATTCACCTGGACACCACTGGCAGctttgtcaacaaaaacaccattatCGTTGTTGCAGGAAACAAGCTCCGGTTTGATGTTGACATTACAGGGGATCCCCCTCCCACTGTGTGCTGGAAAAAAGGAGATACA GAGATCTCTGAAGCTGAAGGGCGTGTGAGAGTGGAGACCAGGAAGAACCTGAGCTGCTTTGTTATTGAAGGGGCAGAGAGATCTGATGAGGGTCTCTATCATATCACTGTAACCAACCCGGCAGGAGAGGACAAGGCTGATGTCATGGTGAAAATTGTTG ATGTACCCGATCCACCTGAGAATGTGAAATGCACTGGAGTGGGTGAGGACACTGCTTCTATCCAATGGGAACCACCCAAATTTGATGGTGGAGTTCCAGTAAAAG GTTACCTaatggagagaaagaagaaggGCTCTTCCAGATGGACAAAGCTGAACTTTGACATTTATGAGTCCACAACATATGAGGCTAAGAAGATGATTGAGGGGGTGTTATATGAGATGAGGGTGTTTGCTGTTAATGGTATTGGCATGTCCCAGCCCAGTGCCAACTCCAAACCCTTCATGCCCATTG cACCAACAAGTGAACCAACACGGCTGACAGTGGATGATATTACAGATGGTACCTGTGCTCTAAAATGGCTTCCCCCAGAGAGAATTGGAGCCGGTGGCATTGACGGGTATATCATTGAATATTGCATTGAGGGAG CCACTGAGTGGGTGCAGGCCAACGAGACCCCTGTTGAGAAGAATAGTTACAGGGTCAGAGGTCTGCCCGTTGGAGAGAAGATGCTGTTCAGGGTGACAGCTGTGAACATCGCTGGTCGTAGCCCTCCAGCTGTGTTGGCGCAAGCTGTCACGATTCGGGAGATTGTCG AGCGTCCTAAAATCCGCCTCCCTCGGCAGCTTAGGACTAAGTACATCGAACGAGTGGGTGAGAAGGTCAACCTTGTCATTCCCTTCCAG GGCAAACCGCGTCCGATGGTGACCTGGCTCAAGGATGGAGCACCTCTAGACACCGGGCTGGTGAATATCCGCACAAGTGAAGTGGACACTATCCTGTTCATTAGGCAGGCAGCCAGAGAGCACTCCGGCCTTTACACCCTTTCAGTGCAGATTGAGAACATGGAGGACAAAGTCAATCTTGAGATCCAGATTGTAG ACAAGCCTGGGCCTCCAATAGCTGTCACTGTAACTGATGTTTGGGGCTTCAATGCTGCTTTGGAGTGGAAGCCTCCAAAAGATAATGGCAACTGTGAGATCAATGGCTACACCATCCAAAAGGCTGACTTGAAAACTAAG GACTGGTTCACGGTTCTTGAACACAATCGCAGACCTAGTTGTACCGTGTCTGATCTGGTAATGGGGAACGAGTACACCTTTCGTGTGTTCAGCGAGAACATCTGTGGCATGAGTGAGGATGCTGGCATCAGCAAAAACACAGCTGTCATCGCCAAAACAG gtcTTCAACAAAAACTGCAACCCTACAAGGAAAAAGATATGTGCGCCTCTCCCAAGTTCATAACGCCTCTCGTGGACAGGTCTGTAATCGCAGGTTACAGCGCTGCTATCAGCTGTGCTGTCCGTGGACACCCGAAA CCAAAGATTATATGGATGAAAAATAAGATGATTATTGGCGAGGATCCAAAGTATCTCATGCAGAATAACCAGGGTGTGCTGACTTTAAACATCCGAAAGCCAAGCTTGTTTGATGGAGGGAAGTATACATGCAAAGCCATCAATGACCTGGGAGAAGATGAAGTGGAGTGCAAGCTGGAGGTTCGAG TTATAACAGAAAAGGAGGAAGCGAAGAAGTAA